One Microbacterium marinum genomic window carries:
- a CDS encoding YqaJ viral recombinase family protein, whose amino-acid sequence MTPELAARIVADSRDRVAWMRARSRGITATDVAGLTSEKSIARAAEAKLNGSGFSGNAYTDHGRRREPEIAAWVAATHGIRPSSALFHAEIEKRHLATPDGIMVDGSGRVVLAEIKTTNKSWRSIPRTYLRQVWWQQHVLGAERTLVVWEEHQDFVPLRDEPRCAWIERDETEIRSLVRLATTLIDELYHRTTGLTPPVREQAPPASKRDQLRERDIFRALALAD is encoded by the coding sequence GTGACCCCCGAACTCGCCGCCCGCATCGTCGCGGACAGCCGCGATCGGGTGGCCTGGATGCGCGCGCGGTCCCGCGGCATCACCGCGACGGACGTCGCCGGGCTCACGAGCGAGAAGTCCATCGCGCGCGCCGCGGAGGCCAAGCTCAACGGGTCCGGTTTCAGCGGAAACGCCTACACGGATCACGGCCGCCGTCGTGAACCGGAGATCGCCGCGTGGGTGGCCGCGACCCACGGCATCCGCCCGTCGTCTGCGCTCTTCCACGCAGAGATCGAGAAGCGCCATCTCGCGACGCCCGACGGGATCATGGTGGACGGATCGGGGCGGGTCGTGCTTGCCGAGATCAAGACCACCAACAAGTCGTGGCGCAGCATTCCCCGCACGTACCTGCGTCAGGTCTGGTGGCAGCAGCACGTCCTCGGGGCGGAGCGCACCCTCGTCGTGTGGGAGGAGCACCAGGACTTCGTGCCGCTCCGCGACGAGCCGCGGTGCGCGTGGATCGAGCGGGACGAGACCGAGATCCGTTCCCTCGTGCGCTTGGCCACGACCCTCATCGACGAGCTGTACCACCGCACGACCGGACTCACCCCTCCGGTGCGCGAGCAGGCGCCTCCCGCGAGCAAGCGCGATCAGCTCCGCGAGCGCGACATCTTCCGCGCGCTCGCCCTCGCCGACTGA
- a CDS encoding MDR family MFS transporter, giving the protein MTTSTPQAAPRRVLAALSGLLLGMFVSMIASTVVSTSLPVIIHDLEGDQSAFTWVVTATLLTTAISTPIWGKLADLVNRKVLYQVALVIFVLATAAAGFAQDPGTLIAFRAVQGLGAGGLAALSQVLMADIISPRERGRYMGLFGAVMAVATVGGPLLGGVITDAFGWRWNFFVSLPIAVAALIMVQRTLPHSTRSEKKVRIDYLGIVLLSAAVSLLLIWVTSAGSSFDWWGVETMLMVGGAIVAAILFVVVEFRSAEPLVPLTLFRDRTFTLSVIASIATGIAMFGASVFLGQYMQMARGATPTEAGLMTIPMIAGLLLASVGVGALITRFGHWKPYLIVGSILLTAGAVLLSTIHYDTDFFLVSVYMFLLGAGVGMTMQNLVLAVQNTAKPSEIGVASSGVTFFRSLGGTVGVSVMGAALATRVTDLFTDSRERIGAVLAGMGAEGQAWAEQLQSGTLPQVSTMPESLRVIVEDIYAQGISSAFLIAVPFAVISIIAVLFLPNTSLSRMTTAERRHASEADLATVSVPEGMDAVTATGSVRVVEDASHRTMDDRD; this is encoded by the coding sequence ATGACCACCTCCACCCCTCAGGCCGCCCCCCGGCGCGTCCTCGCCGCCCTCTCCGGCCTGCTCCTCGGCATGTTCGTGTCGATGATCGCCTCGACGGTCGTCTCGACCTCGCTGCCCGTCATCATCCACGACCTCGAAGGCGATCAGAGCGCCTTCACCTGGGTCGTCACGGCCACCCTGCTGACCACGGCGATCTCCACGCCCATCTGGGGCAAGCTCGCCGACCTCGTGAACCGGAAGGTGCTCTACCAGGTCGCCCTGGTCATCTTCGTGCTCGCGACCGCCGCGGCCGGCTTCGCGCAGGACCCCGGCACCCTGATCGCCTTCCGCGCCGTGCAGGGCCTCGGCGCGGGCGGGCTCGCCGCCCTCAGCCAGGTGCTCATGGCCGACATCATCAGCCCGCGCGAGCGCGGTCGCTACATGGGTCTGTTCGGCGCCGTCATGGCCGTCGCCACCGTCGGCGGCCCGCTCCTCGGCGGCGTCATCACGGACGCCTTCGGATGGCGCTGGAACTTCTTCGTGTCCCTCCCCATCGCCGTCGCGGCGTTGATCATGGTGCAGCGGACCCTCCCCCACTCGACGCGCAGCGAGAAGAAGGTGCGGATCGACTACCTGGGCATCGTCCTCCTCTCGGCGGCCGTGTCGCTCCTGCTCATCTGGGTGACCAGCGCCGGGTCGAGCTTCGACTGGTGGGGCGTGGAGACGATGCTCATGGTGGGCGGCGCCATCGTGGCGGCGATCCTCTTCGTGGTCGTGGAGTTCCGCTCCGCCGAGCCGCTCGTCCCCCTGACGCTCTTCCGCGACAGGACCTTCACGCTGTCCGTCATCGCCTCGATCGCCACCGGCATCGCGATGTTCGGCGCGTCGGTCTTCCTCGGCCAGTACATGCAGATGGCCCGGGGCGCCACGCCCACTGAGGCCGGCCTGATGACGATCCCCATGATCGCGGGCCTGCTGCTGGCGTCCGTCGGCGTCGGTGCGCTGATCACGCGCTTCGGCCACTGGAAGCCCTACCTCATCGTGGGAAGCATCCTGCTGACCGCCGGAGCCGTGCTCCTGTCGACGATCCACTACGACACCGACTTCTTCCTCGTCTCGGTCTACATGTTCCTGCTGGGTGCGGGCGTGGGCATGACGATGCAGAACCTCGTCCTGGCCGTGCAGAACACGGCGAAGCCGAGCGAGATCGGCGTCGCGAGCTCGGGCGTGACGTTCTTCCGCAGCCTCGGCGGCACCGTCGGCGTCTCGGTGATGGGCGCCGCCCTCGCCACGCGCGTCACCGACCTGTTCACCGACTCGCGGGAGCGGATCGGCGCCGTCCTCGCGGGGATGGGAGCCGAGGGTCAGGCGTGGGCCGAGCAGCTGCAGTCCGGCACGCTTCCGCAGGTCTCGACCATGCCCGAGTCGCTGCGCGTGATCGTCGAGGACATCTACGCGCAGGGCATCTCGTCGGCGTTCCTCATCGCCGTGCCGTTCGCGGTCATCAGCATCATCGCCGTGCTGTTCCTCCCCAACACGTCGCTGAGCCGGATGACGACGGCCGAGCGGCGTCACGCCTCCGAGGCCGATCTCGCGACAGTTTCGGTCCCCGAGGGCATGGATGCCGTGACGGCGACAGGCTCGGTCCGCGTCGTCGAGGATGCGTCGCACCGTACGATGGACGACCGTGACTGA
- a CDS encoding DUF3105 domain-containing protein, translating to MTPNPPSGKRQSGNPATQSEINLTVKQQREQQKQQKLAEYQRQLAKRRRNKATWWIVGVTAAIVVIGVVVASVILTPRPVSIARGDGDGAGITGVETFDHTANHVEGEVDYEQTPPAGGDHNAAWLNCGVYSEPVPNINAVHSLEHGAVWVAYDPAQVDQAEVDALKAQLPSTYTILAPYDDIDSPIVVSAWDAQLKVESADDERIGEFLQAYWRNVNGPEPNATCAGAIDGPGKL from the coding sequence ATGACCCCGAACCCTCCGTCCGGCAAGCGTCAGAGCGGAAACCCCGCGACGCAGTCCGAGATCAACCTGACCGTCAAGCAGCAGCGCGAGCAGCAGAAGCAGCAGAAGCTCGCGGAGTACCAGCGTCAGCTCGCGAAGCGTCGCCGCAACAAGGCGACATGGTGGATCGTCGGCGTCACCGCCGCCATCGTCGTCATCGGTGTCGTGGTCGCCTCGGTCATCCTCACCCCGCGACCGGTGAGCATCGCCCGCGGCGACGGAGACGGCGCCGGCATCACGGGCGTGGAGACCTTCGACCACACCGCCAATCACGTGGAGGGCGAGGTCGACTACGAGCAGACCCCGCCGGCCGGCGGCGACCACAATGCGGCGTGGCTGAACTGCGGCGTCTACAGCGAACCGGTCCCCAACATCAACGCCGTCCACTCGCTGGAGCACGGCGCCGTCTGGGTCGCCTACGACCCCGCACAGGTGGACCAGGCAGAGGTCGACGCCCTCAAGGCCCAGCTGCCGTCGACGTACACGATCCTCGCGCCCTACGACGACATCGACTCCCCGATCGTCGTCAGCGCGTGGGATGCGCAGCTCAAGGTCGAGTCCGCAGACGACGAGCGCATCGGCGAGTTCCTTCAGGCCTACTGGCGCAACGTCAACGGCCCCGAGCCGAACGCCACCTGCGCCGGAGCGATCGACGGACCCGGCAAGCTGTGA
- the rplL gene encoding 50S ribosomal protein L7/L12, which translates to MAKLSTEELLEQFAGLTLVELSEFVKAFEEKFDVTAAAPVAVAGAAGGAGAAEAEEEKDSFDVILEAAGDKKIQVIKVVRELTSLGLGEAKAVVDGAPKAVLEGANKEAADKAKESLEAAGATVTVK; encoded by the coding sequence ATGGCGAAGCTTTCCACCGAGGAGCTGCTCGAGCAGTTCGCCGGCCTCACCCTCGTCGAGCTCAGCGAGTTCGTGAAGGCGTTCGAGGAGAAGTTCGACGTCACCGCTGCCGCCCCCGTCGCCGTTGCCGGCGCTGCTGGTGGTGCTGGTGCCGCTGAGGCCGAGGAGGAGAAGGACTCGTTCGACGTCATCCTCGAGGCTGCCGGCGACAAGAAGATCCAGGTCATCAAGGTCGTCCGCGAGCTCACCTCGCTCGGCCTCGGCGAGGCCAAGGCTGTCGTCGACGGCGCTCCCAAGGCCGTCCTCGAGGGCGCGAACAAGGAGGCCGCAGACAAGGCCAAGGAGTCCCTCGAGGCTGCTGGCGCGACGGTTACCGTCAAGTAA
- a CDS encoding LacI family DNA-binding transcriptional regulator: MSTIADVATRAGVSKATASRALTGRGYVSDETRVRVAQAARELSYVAHSSATSLATGRTQTVGVVMPHVNRWFFAEVLEGIQLALLERGLDLTLYDATPGSASRRRVFEDFLARRRFDGLIAVGLEPAESELDALLALGKPVVSVIGTQQSTSVVTLDDSHAAVLATAHLIELGHRRIAFLGGTDATHWPHVESARYAGYEAEMRRAGLEGEITRTPAELSMPAGYAAAVDLLSDAAARPTGIVAACDEVAIGAIIAARRLGILVPSTLSVVGIDDHVNAEMFSLTTLRQVPREQGRAAVELLVRHLEDPDAEPVTLSIKPRLVVRGTTAGGPGRTSAAVRDSGFAPQS; this comes from the coding sequence ATGAGCACCATCGCCGACGTCGCCACCCGAGCCGGGGTGTCCAAAGCGACGGCGAGCCGAGCCCTGACCGGCCGCGGCTACGTCTCCGATGAGACGCGCGTGCGGGTCGCGCAGGCGGCACGAGAGCTGTCCTACGTCGCGCACTCCTCCGCAACCAGCCTGGCCACCGGACGCACCCAGACGGTGGGCGTGGTGATGCCCCATGTGAACCGGTGGTTCTTCGCGGAGGTCCTCGAGGGGATTCAGCTCGCCCTCCTCGAACGCGGGCTCGACCTCACCCTCTACGACGCCACCCCCGGCAGCGCGAGCCGCCGACGGGTCTTCGAAGACTTCCTCGCCCGGCGGCGCTTCGACGGGCTGATCGCCGTCGGACTCGAACCCGCCGAGAGCGAACTGGACGCGCTGCTCGCCCTCGGCAAACCCGTCGTCAGCGTCATCGGCACACAGCAGAGCACGAGCGTCGTCACCCTCGACGACAGCCACGCCGCCGTCCTCGCCACCGCCCACCTCATCGAACTCGGACATCGGCGCATCGCCTTCCTCGGCGGAACCGACGCGACCCACTGGCCGCACGTCGAGTCCGCGCGCTACGCCGGCTACGAGGCGGAGATGCGGCGTGCCGGACTCGAAGGCGAGATCACGCGGACACCGGCCGAGCTGTCGATGCCCGCGGGCTACGCAGCCGCGGTCGACCTCCTGAGCGACGCCGCCGCCCGCCCCACGGGGATCGTCGCGGCCTGTGACGAGGTCGCGATCGGTGCGATCATCGCCGCTCGCCGCCTCGGCATCCTCGTCCCCTCCACACTGAGCGTCGTCGGCATCGACGACCACGTCAACGCCGAGATGTTCTCGCTCACGACCCTCCGCCAGGTCCCTCGCGAGCAGGGTCGCGCCGCCGTCGAGCTCCTCGTCCGCCACCTCGAGGATCCGGATGCCGAGCCGGTGACCCTCAGCATCAAACCGCGCCTGGTCGTCCGCGGCACCACCGCCGGCGGTCCCGGCCGCACCTCGGCGGCCGTCCGCGACTCCGGATTCGCACCGCAGAGCTGA
- a CDS encoding phosphatase PAP2 family protein, with amino-acid sequence MRRPAGDHEISIALRMTIIGIPLLLFAVALGIAAASTDSDLIDLDAWWNSYVTTFLPAFREVSFFMNVAGAGVVGTYVVPLAGAALLALARRPWGAVFFLLASIVGALTVQVLKGLFGRVRPEEILVISDHGSYPSGHTANAAVIATVAVILFPRIWVALVGLAWTLAMAFSRTQVHAHWLSDTFGAVLVGVATTLLVAAVLAVPITRERERRLSLG; translated from the coding sequence ATGAGACGACCGGCCGGCGACCACGAGATCAGCATCGCGCTACGGATGACGATCATCGGCATCCCCCTGCTCCTGTTCGCCGTGGCGCTCGGGATCGCGGCGGCGTCGACCGACTCGGATCTCATCGACCTCGACGCGTGGTGGAACTCCTACGTCACGACCTTCCTCCCCGCCTTCCGAGAAGTGTCGTTCTTCATGAACGTCGCGGGTGCGGGGGTGGTCGGCACGTACGTCGTGCCGCTGGCCGGAGCCGCCCTCCTGGCGCTGGCGCGGCGCCCGTGGGGTGCGGTGTTCTTCCTCCTCGCGTCGATCGTCGGAGCGCTCACGGTGCAGGTGCTGAAGGGACTTTTCGGTCGGGTGCGCCCTGAAGAGATCCTCGTCATCTCCGACCACGGCTCCTACCCCTCCGGCCATACGGCCAACGCGGCGGTGATCGCGACCGTGGCGGTGATCCTCTTCCCCCGGATCTGGGTGGCTCTCGTGGGCCTCGCGTGGACGCTCGCGATGGCGTTCAGTCGCACGCAGGTGCACGCGCACTGGTTGAGTGACACGTTCGGCGCGGTGCTCGTGGGCGTGGCCACCACGCTGCTCGTGGCGGCGGTGCTCGCCGTGCCGATCACCCGCGAGCGGGAGCGGCGCCTCTCGCTAGGCTGA
- a CDS encoding carbohydrate ABC transporter permease: MSNTTVDRPPVATDEPAKTTHATDPRGRAITRIVLVAGFVVLVALALLLVFTTPAEGSARITIGFSLNSFFLWLGGLTPLVQIPVILLVFGIVVGIILVLIEFAPRPGRGYFIMRLVACLAIPVLAFLLLRPYANAVLYVVAIALLVGALLFFADFRARQGAGYLFQLVLFMAPATIMLTLGLIYPAIATIIKSFYDKTGDQFVGLENYFWVFTNPTGTASVVNTIIWAILAPTISVAIGLAYAVFIDRARGEKFLKVLVFMPVAISFVGAGIIWKFMYDARQGDQIGLLNAIVTGLGGDPIQWLAIKPIINTLMLLVVFIWTQTGFAMVILSAAIKAVPVEQMEAAELDGTNAWQRFRNVTVPGIRSSLIVVLTTITIASLKVYDIVAVMTGGRDDTTVLGFEMVNQQQRFQSYGHSSALAVVLFLFVLPLIIYNARSMAKQREIR, from the coding sequence ATGTCGAACACCACCGTCGATCGGCCGCCCGTCGCGACCGACGAGCCGGCGAAGACGACGCACGCCACCGACCCGAGAGGCCGCGCGATCACCCGAATCGTCCTGGTCGCGGGCTTCGTCGTGCTGGTCGCGCTCGCCCTGCTCCTGGTCTTCACGACGCCCGCCGAGGGATCCGCCCGCATCACCATCGGCTTCTCGCTCAACAGCTTCTTCCTCTGGCTGGGAGGCCTCACACCCCTCGTCCAGATCCCCGTCATCCTGCTCGTCTTCGGCATCGTGGTCGGGATCATCCTCGTCCTGATCGAGTTCGCGCCCCGACCGGGTCGTGGCTACTTCATCATGCGGCTCGTCGCCTGCCTGGCGATCCCCGTCCTCGCGTTCCTGCTGCTGCGCCCCTACGCCAACGCCGTCCTGTACGTCGTGGCCATCGCGCTGCTCGTCGGAGCGCTGCTGTTCTTCGCGGACTTCCGTGCTCGGCAGGGCGCGGGCTACCTGTTCCAGCTGGTCCTGTTCATGGCGCCGGCGACGATCATGCTGACGCTCGGCCTGATCTACCCCGCCATCGCGACCATCATCAAGTCGTTCTACGACAAGACCGGCGACCAGTTCGTCGGGCTCGAGAACTACTTCTGGGTCTTCACCAACCCCACCGGCACCGCCTCGGTCGTCAACACGATCATCTGGGCCATCCTCGCGCCGACCATCTCCGTCGCGATCGGCCTCGCCTATGCCGTCTTCATCGACCGGGCGCGAGGGGAGAAGTTCCTCAAGGTGCTCGTGTTCATGCCGGTCGCGATCTCCTTTGTGGGCGCCGGCATCATCTGGAAGTTCATGTACGACGCGCGGCAGGGCGACCAGATCGGTCTGCTGAACGCGATCGTCACCGGCCTCGGCGGCGACCCGATCCAGTGGCTCGCGATCAAGCCGATCATCAACACCCTCATGCTGCTCGTCGTGTTCATCTGGACCCAGACCGGCTTCGCGATGGTGATCCTCTCGGCGGCGATCAAGGCGGTGCCCGTCGAGCAGATGGAGGCCGCCGAGCTCGATGGCACGAACGCCTGGCAGCGGTTCCGGAATGTCACCGTCCCCGGCATCCGCTCCTCGCTGATCGTGGTGCTCACGACGATCACGATCGCCTCGCTGAAGGTGTACGACATCGTCGCCGTCATGACAGGCGGTCGCGACGACACGACCGTGCTCGGCTTCGAGATGGTCAACCAGCAGCAGCGCTTCCAGAGCTACGGCCACTCGTCCGCGCTCGCTGTCGTCCTGTTCCTGTTCGTCCTGCCGCTGATCATCTACAACGCCCGATCGATGGCCAAGCAGAGGGAGATCCGCTGA
- a CDS encoding ABC transporter substrate-binding protein: protein MALSQRFRLLAPVALVGAAALVLAGCAEGGTEGGSGEGKTTVRIAGGITGGEADALNESFASFTEETGIKVEYTGDKSFEGNIVTKVTGGDAPDIAIVPQPGLLKTLVDTGKVLEAPDAVETAVDENWSEDWKKYGTFDDTFYAAPMLANLKGYVWYSPKQFAEWGVEAPKTWDDMIALTDTIVETTGGPAWCAGFASDAASGWPGTDWIEDLVLRQSGADVYDQWVAGDVKFTDPEIKDAFDAVGEILLNPDYVNAGYGDVKSINATAFGDVAAAVASGDCALTHQASFLSANFLDVQTAEGETPVVAPDGDVYAFIMPGYTEGELQIEGGGEFVAAFSDDESTQKVLEFMASPEFADARVELGGVISANKNANPDLASSEFLKEAMMTLQDDSTVFRFDASDLMPSTVGQGSFWKGMVDWIDGKDTETVLSDIQAGYEN from the coding sequence ATGGCATTGTCACAGCGATTCCGTCTGCTCGCCCCCGTCGCCCTGGTGGGCGCGGCAGCACTGGTGCTGGCAGGGTGCGCCGAAGGCGGCACCGAGGGCGGCAGCGGCGAGGGGAAGACGACCGTCCGCATTGCGGGAGGCATCACCGGTGGTGAGGCCGACGCGCTCAACGAATCGTTCGCGTCGTTCACCGAGGAGACCGGCATCAAGGTCGAGTACACCGGTGACAAGTCGTTCGAGGGCAACATCGTCACGAAGGTGACCGGTGGCGACGCCCCCGACATCGCGATCGTTCCGCAGCCCGGTCTGCTGAAGACCCTCGTCGACACCGGCAAGGTCCTCGAGGCGCCCGACGCCGTCGAGACCGCCGTGGACGAGAACTGGTCGGAGGACTGGAAGAAGTACGGCACGTTCGACGACACCTTCTACGCGGCACCCATGCTCGCGAACCTGAAGGGGTACGTCTGGTACTCGCCGAAGCAGTTCGCCGAGTGGGGTGTCGAAGCACCGAAGACCTGGGACGACATGATCGCGCTCACCGACACCATCGTCGAGACGACCGGCGGCCCCGCGTGGTGCGCCGGCTTCGCCTCGGACGCGGCGTCCGGATGGCCGGGCACCGACTGGATCGAGGACCTCGTCCTGCGCCAGTCCGGCGCAGACGTCTACGACCAGTGGGTGGCCGGTGACGTGAAGTTCACCGACCCCGAGATCAAGGACGCGTTCGACGCCGTCGGCGAGATCCTCCTGAACCCCGACTACGTCAACGCCGGTTACGGCGACGTCAAGAGCATCAACGCCACCGCATTCGGTGACGTGGCGGCGGCGGTGGCCAGCGGCGACTGCGCCCTGACCCACCAGGCCTCGTTCCTGTCGGCGAACTTCCTCGACGTGCAGACGGCGGAGGGTGAGACCCCGGTGGTCGCTCCCGACGGTGACGTCTACGCGTTCATCATGCCGGGCTACACCGAGGGTGAGCTCCAGATCGAGGGCGGCGGCGAGTTCGTCGCAGCGTTCTCGGACGACGAGTCGACGCAGAAGGTGCTGGAGTTCATGGCGTCGCCCGAGTTCGCCGACGCGCGTGTCGAGCTGGGTGGCGTCATCTCGGCGAACAAGAACGCCAACCCCGACCTCGCTTCGAGCGAGTTCCTGAAGGAAGCGATGATGACGCTGCAGGACGACTCCACGGTCTTCCGCTTCGACGCCTCCGACCTGATGCCCTCCACGGTGGGCCAGGGCTCCTTCTGGAAGGGCATGGTCGACTGGATCGACGGCAAGGACACCGAGACGGTGCTCTCCGACATCCAGGCAGGCTACGAGAACTGA
- a CDS encoding carbohydrate ABC transporter permease encodes MTVAAPTTPVDTRTARQVARDTRRNEAIAHKKLTSKGATIAAVIIAIFWTIPTFGLFVTSFRPGADTQTTGWWSVFTDPEFTLDNYLQALNSGGTSTTLASAFVNSLAITIPATVFPIVMAALAAYAFAWIDFKGRSALFVFVFALQIVPLQMALVPLLSLFSDGLTIGDVPIFPGFGLNDVQYSFARVWIAHAIFALPLATFMLHNFIAEIPGEVIEAARVDGAGHGQVFFRIILPLAAPAIASFAIFQFLWVWNDLLVATIFASPGALPITQALNSLSGTWGNKWFLQSAGTFISIIVPLIVFFALQRFFVRGLLAGATKG; translated from the coding sequence ATGACCGTCGCCGCTCCGACGACACCCGTCGACACCCGCACCGCGCGCCAGGTCGCGCGCGACACCCGCCGCAACGAGGCGATCGCCCACAAGAAGCTGACGTCGAAGGGCGCGACGATCGCCGCGGTCATCATCGCGATCTTCTGGACGATCCCGACCTTCGGCCTGTTCGTGACCTCGTTCCGGCCCGGTGCCGACACCCAGACCACCGGCTGGTGGTCCGTGTTCACCGACCCCGAGTTCACGCTCGACAACTACCTTCAGGCGTTGAACTCGGGCGGAACCTCGACGACGCTCGCCTCCGCGTTCGTGAACTCGCTCGCCATCACCATCCCGGCGACCGTGTTCCCGATCGTCATGGCGGCGCTGGCGGCGTACGCCTTCGCGTGGATCGACTTCAAGGGACGCAGCGCGCTGTTCGTCTTCGTGTTCGCGCTGCAGATCGTGCCGCTGCAGATGGCTCTCGTGCCGCTGCTCAGCCTGTTCTCGGACGGACTGACCATCGGAGACGTGCCGATCTTCCCCGGTTTCGGTCTCAACGATGTGCAGTACAGCTTCGCGCGCGTGTGGATCGCGCACGCGATCTTCGCACTGCCGCTGGCCACCTTCATGCTCCACAACTTCATCGCGGAGATCCCGGGTGAGGTCATCGAGGCGGCGCGGGTGGACGGCGCCGGCCACGGACAGGTCTTCTTCCGGATCATCCTCCCCCTGGCCGCTCCGGCGATCGCCTCGTTCGCGATCTTCCAGTTCCTGTGGGTGTGGAACGACCTCCTGGTCGCGACGATCTTCGCCTCGCCGGGGGCACTGCCGATCACTCAGGCGCTCAACTCGCTGTCCGGCACCTGGGGCAACAAATGGTTCCTGCAGTCCGCGGGAACGTTCATCTCGATCATCGTCCCGCTGATCGTGTTCTTCGCCCTGCAGCGGTTCTTCGTCCGCGGCCTCCTGGCCGGTGCCACGAAGGGCTGA
- the rplJ gene encoding 50S ribosomal protein L10: protein MAQKDASVAELTKNFEDSTAVLLTEYRGLTVAQLKQLRNDIRQDAQYAVVKNTLTKIAANNAGITALDEDLKGPSAVAFVHGDFVATAKALRDFAKANPLLVIKGGIFEGNALTADEVNKYASLESREVLLAKAAGMMKATMGKAAATIDALREKLETADAA, encoded by the coding sequence ATGGCGCAGAAGGATGCATCGGTCGCCGAGCTCACGAAGAACTTCGAGGACTCGACCGCCGTCTTGCTGACCGAGTACCGCGGTCTGACGGTTGCCCAGCTCAAGCAGCTGCGCAACGACATCCGTCAGGACGCGCAGTACGCCGTGGTGAAGAACACGCTGACCAAGATCGCCGCGAACAACGCGGGGATCACGGCGCTGGACGAGGACCTCAAGGGCCCCTCGGCCGTCGCTTTCGTGCACGGCGACTTCGTCGCCACTGCCAAGGCTCTGCGTGACTTCGCCAAGGCCAACCCGCTTCTCGTGATCAAGGGCGGCATCTTCGAGGGCAACGCCCTCACGGCCGACGAGGTCAACAAGTACGCCTCGCTCGAGAGCCGTGAGGTTCTGCTGGCGAAGGCTGCGGGCATGATGAAGGCGACGATGGGCAAGGCTGCGGCCACCATCGACGCGCTTCGCGAAAAGCTGGAGACCGCTGACGCCGCGTAA
- a CDS encoding DUF305 domain-containing protein yields the protein MTDAPGSDLPAEDAGARTLPPWWVLLLVALAIAGLAFAIGRFTTFDIVASTPADDSAEAGFARDMQVHHAQAVDMAMTIYAKTDDEQLSALAYDIATGQSAQRGEMYDWLVRWGLPQYGTPMTWMEGSSDGGHAHGAAATDDEPMTDAEMREAMGMASDAELAELRAASGRDAECRFLSLMIRHHEGAIPMVDAVVELGSDERTLAVAENMKKGQTFEIEAMTSMQTRFGCSG from the coding sequence GTGACCGACGCCCCCGGCAGCGACCTCCCGGCCGAGGATGCCGGAGCGCGCACCCTGCCCCCGTGGTGGGTGCTGCTGCTGGTCGCCCTGGCCATCGCGGGCCTCGCCTTCGCGATCGGACGCTTCACCACGTTCGACATCGTCGCGTCGACGCCTGCCGATGACTCCGCCGAGGCCGGCTTCGCCCGTGACATGCAGGTGCACCATGCGCAGGCCGTTGACATGGCGATGACGATCTACGCGAAGACCGACGATGAGCAGCTCAGCGCCCTCGCCTACGACATCGCCACGGGGCAGTCGGCTCAGCGCGGCGAGATGTACGACTGGCTCGTGCGCTGGGGGCTGCCGCAGTACGGAACGCCGATGACGTGGATGGAGGGCTCATCCGACGGCGGGCACGCGCACGGCGCCGCCGCGACCGACGACGAGCCCATGACCGACGCGGAGATGCGCGAGGCGATGGGTATGGCGTCGGACGCAGAGCTCGCCGAGCTTCGCGCCGCGAGCGGCCGCGACGCCGAGTGCCGCTTCCTGAGCCTCATGATCCGCCACCACGAGGGTGCGATCCCGATGGTCGATGCGGTCGTCGAACTCGGCTCCGACGAGCGCACGCTCGCCGTCGCAGAGAACATGAAGAAGGGCCAGACCTTCGAGATCGAGGCCATGACCTCGATGCAGACCCGCTTCGGCTGCAGCGGCTGA